The following are from one region of the Moritella sp. 24 genome:
- a CDS encoding A24 family peptidase has translation MQDLALLFQLYPWLLWLSVALLGLLVGSFLNVVIYRLPIMMEHEWKQECTVYFSDECKAVTPEHQAAKFNLLLPRSACPKCNHQITALENIPVISWLVLRGKCSSCANPISARYPSIELLTGLLSLAVAFYIPYGIQLAGALLLTWCLVALTFIDIDKMLLPDQMTLPLLWLGLLLNVNYAWVTPSDAIIGAIVGYLSLWSVYWGFKLLTGKEGMGYGDFKLLAAFGAWFGWQSILAIVLLSSFAGAIIGISQIALKKHTQGNPIPFGPYLAIAGWLYLIWGDQIVDFYLSNFIY, from the coding sequence ATGCAAGACTTAGCGCTACTCTTTCAACTCTATCCTTGGCTATTATGGCTATCTGTTGCTTTACTTGGTCTACTGGTTGGTAGCTTCCTTAATGTCGTGATCTACCGTTTACCAATTATGATGGAACATGAATGGAAACAAGAGTGCACCGTCTATTTCAGTGACGAATGTAAAGCTGTAACACCAGAACACCAAGCAGCTAAATTTAACTTATTGCTGCCCCGCTCTGCTTGCCCTAAATGCAATCATCAAATTACCGCATTAGAAAATATTCCAGTGATCAGTTGGTTGGTATTACGTGGTAAATGCAGTAGTTGCGCAAACCCAATATCTGCACGTTATCCAAGTATCGAGCTCCTCACTGGACTCTTATCTTTGGCTGTTGCCTTTTACATCCCTTACGGTATTCAATTAGCAGGAGCCTTATTACTAACATGGTGTTTAGTCGCGCTAACCTTCATTGATATAGATAAAATGTTATTGCCCGATCAAATGACATTACCGCTATTATGGTTAGGTTTATTACTTAACGTTAATTACGCATGGGTAACACCTTCAGATGCCATCATTGGGGCAATTGTAGGTTACTTATCACTCTGGTCGGTGTATTGGGGTTTTAAGCTACTGACCGGAAAAGAGGGCATGGGCTATGGAGACTTTAAACTATTAGCTGCATTTGGCGCTTGGTTTGGTTGGCAATCTATTTTGGCGATTGTTCTACTCTCTTCATTTGCTGGCGCTATTATCGGTATTAGCCAAATCGCACTAAAAAAACATACCCAAGGTAACCCGATCCCATTTGGCCCTTATCTTGCGATTGCAGGTTGGTTATATCTTATCTGGGGCGATCAAATCGTTGATTTCTACCTGTCTAACTTTATCTATTAA
- the coaE gene encoding dephospho-CoA kinase (Dephospho-CoA kinase (CoaE) performs the final step in coenzyme A biosynthesis.), with protein MYVVGLTGGIASGKTTVADLIATKNINLVDADIVAREVVAIGSDGLAQISTHFGPEILLDDGSLNRTLLREKIFSDDTNKQWLNNLLHPMIRAELLAQLAASRSIYTLLVVPLLVENNLTSLCDHVLVVDVEEQVQIERTIARDHVSEQQAKAILQSQASRQQRLADADSVVVNNDRQQLADDVDILHQKFLELAASAVAN; from the coding sequence ATGTATGTTGTCGGATTAACAGGCGGGATTGCATCGGGTAAAACAACGGTTGCCGATCTCATTGCGACTAAAAACATTAATTTAGTTGATGCTGATATTGTTGCACGAGAAGTGGTGGCTATTGGTAGTGATGGCTTGGCCCAAATTAGCACTCATTTTGGCCCTGAAATATTACTCGATGATGGCAGCTTAAATCGAACTTTATTAAGAGAGAAAATATTTTCTGATGACACAAATAAGCAATGGCTAAATAACTTATTACACCCGATGATTAGAGCTGAGTTATTAGCACAATTAGCGGCAAGCAGATCCATTTACACACTACTTGTTGTCCCTCTATTAGTAGAGAATAACCTCACTAGTTTATGTGATCATGTATTGGTTGTAGATGTAGAAGAGCAAGTTCAAATAGAGCGAACCATTGCACGTGATCACGTTTCAGAGCAGCAAGCCAAGGCTATATTACAATCACAAGCGAGTCGCCAACAGCGTCTAGCAGACGCCGATTCTGTCGTGGTCAATAATGATCGCCAACAGCTCGCTGATGATGTTGATATTTTACATCAAAAATTTCTTGAGTTAGCGGCAAGTGCCGTGGCAAACTGA
- the yacG gene encoding DNA gyrase inhibitor YacG: MTMQVNCPTCQKPVEWVATSEFRPFCSDRCKLIDLGEWASEERAIPGEDVSPQELQPKGYEFD; the protein is encoded by the coding sequence ATAACCATGCAAGTAAATTGCCCGACCTGTCAAAAACCTGTTGAATGGGTCGCAACAAGTGAATTTCGCCCATTTTGCAGTGACCGCTGTAAACTCATTGATCTTGGCGAATGGGCAAGTGAAGAACGTGCAATTCCCGGTGAAGATGTATCACCACAAGAACTGCAGCCTAAAGGCTACGAATTCGATTAA
- the mutT gene encoding 8-oxo-dGTP diphosphatase MutT codes for MKVVHVAAGIIVRDQQVFISKRSSEQHQGDKWEFPGGKVESGESVLEALTRELKEEVNLEVVNAHVFHQLEFDYGDKVVQLDFYLVDNFEGVGKGLEGQQTEWVNIHDLTNYTFPAANQVIVEMLVAQFA; via the coding sequence ATGAAAGTTGTCCATGTCGCTGCTGGTATTATTGTTCGTGACCAGCAAGTATTCATCAGTAAGCGTAGCTCAGAGCAACACCAAGGCGATAAATGGGAGTTTCCTGGTGGTAAGGTGGAATCAGGTGAATCAGTGCTTGAAGCGTTAACAAGAGAGCTAAAAGAAGAGGTTAACCTTGAGGTTGTTAATGCACATGTATTTCATCAGCTAGAGTTTGATTACGGTGATAAAGTCGTGCAACTGGATTTCTACCTTGTCGATAATTTTGAAGGTGTGGGTAAGGGGCTTGAAGGGCAGCAAACGGAATGGGTTAATATTCATGATTTAACGAATTATACTTTCCCTGCCGCAAATCAGGTGATTGTTGAGATGTTAGTGGCTCAGTTTGCCTGA
- a CDS encoding M23 family metallopeptidase yields the protein MSVTVTYSNSKHSYSKLFNFYFLIFALIIVIAISITASWFLYSNYSSQAIQLKIAKTQQKYQQQADEVLALRQETDLKIAVFASKVGMMQAEVNRLSLLSDELAKSASLTRGEFDFTAKPAMGGPLDTDSSYAVDLQTLLEEMDSLSLEVNNRSQQLSLLETMLLNHNITDEAVLSGRPVIQRGSWLSSPYGIRKDPFTGRARMHKGVDFAGNNGMNIIATGAGVVTWSGKRAGYGLLIEINHGNGLSSRYAHSKELIAKEGDVVGKGQTIAIMGSTGRSTGPHVHYEVLKSGRQIDPKRYVYR from the coding sequence ATGAGCGTTACAGTTACTTATTCGAATAGTAAACACAGCTATTCTAAATTATTTAATTTCTACTTCTTAATATTTGCCTTAATCATTGTTATTGCCATTTCGATTACAGCTTCTTGGTTTCTCTATTCAAACTACTCTTCTCAAGCAATACAACTTAAGATCGCAAAAACTCAACAAAAATATCAACAACAAGCAGATGAAGTTCTTGCTCTACGTCAAGAAACGGATTTGAAAATCGCTGTATTTGCGAGTAAAGTTGGCATGATGCAAGCAGAAGTCAATCGCTTAAGCTTATTAAGTGATGAGTTAGCTAAGAGTGCGAGTTTAACGCGTGGCGAATTCGATTTCACAGCAAAGCCAGCAATGGGTGGTCCACTTGATACTGATTCAAGTTATGCGGTCGATTTGCAAACCTTACTTGAAGAGATGGATTCACTCTCGTTAGAAGTAAATAATCGCTCGCAACAGCTATCACTACTTGAAACTATGCTATTGAATCACAATATAACTGATGAGGCTGTTTTATCTGGACGCCCAGTTATTCAACGCGGTTCTTGGTTATCATCTCCCTATGGTATCCGTAAAGACCCTTTTACAGGGCGTGCTCGGATGCATAAAGGCGTTGATTTTGCTGGTAATAATGGAATGAATATTATCGCAACGGGCGCAGGTGTTGTAACATGGTCTGGAAAACGCGCTGGTTATGGATTATTAATTGAAATCAACCACGGAAATGGTTTGTCTTCACGTTATGCTCACTCTAAAGAATTGATTGCTAAAGAAGGTGATGTTGTAGGCAAAGGGCAAACTATTGCTATTATGGGGAGTACAGGGCGTTCGACTGGTCCTCATGTTCATTACGAAGTGCTAAAATCAGGACGACAAATCGATCCGAAACGCTACGTTTATCGCTAA
- the lpxC gene encoding UDP-3-O-acyl-N-acetylglucosamine deacetylase, with protein MIKQRTLKQAVRGTGIGLHSGNKVTLNLRPAAANTGIIYRRIDLNPVVDFKASADMVKDTMLCTCLISEDGHRISTVEHLNAALAGLGIDNIIIEVDAAEIPIMDGSASPFIFLLQSAGIEELNCAKQFIKIKQPIRVEDGDKWAEFLPSNHGFIMDLRIEFDHPVFEGQNQHIRADFSGDWFHQEISRARTFGFMKDIEYLQSQNLALGGSLENAIVVDEFRILNDDGLRYDDEFVKHKVLDAVGDLYLSGHSILGEFRAFKTGHGMNNLLLRALLANQEAWEFTTVDETQEAPIRWLEPSLELAL; from the coding sequence ATGATTAAACAAAGAACATTAAAACAAGCAGTTCGTGGTACCGGAATCGGTCTACATTCTGGCAACAAGGTTACCCTTAATCTTCGTCCAGCGGCAGCGAACACCGGTATTATTTACCGTCGTATCGATCTTAATCCAGTTGTTGATTTTAAAGCATCAGCAGACATGGTGAAAGACACGATGCTATGTACTTGTCTTATTAGTGAAGATGGCCATCGTATTTCTACCGTTGAACATCTCAATGCTGCATTAGCTGGTCTTGGTATTGATAATATCATTATTGAAGTTGATGCTGCTGAAATTCCAATTATGGATGGTAGTGCAAGTCCGTTTATTTTCTTACTGCAAAGTGCAGGAATTGAAGAACTGAACTGTGCGAAGCAATTCATTAAAATCAAACAACCTATTCGTGTTGAAGATGGCGATAAATGGGCTGAATTCTTACCGTCTAACCATGGCTTTATCATGGATTTACGTATTGAATTTGATCACCCTGTATTTGAAGGTCAAAACCAACATATTCGTGCAGATTTCTCTGGCGACTGGTTCCATCAAGAAATCAGCCGAGCACGTACGTTTGGTTTCATGAAAGACATTGAATACTTACAATCACAGAATCTTGCACTCGGCGGTAGCTTAGAGAACGCAATCGTGGTTGATGAGTTCCGTATTCTAAATGATGACGGCTTACGTTATGATGATGAATTCGTAAAACATAAAGTACTGGATGCTGTTGGCGACCTGTATTTATCTGGTCATTCAATCTTAGGTGAGTTTAGAGCATTCAAAACTGGCCATGGTATGAATAACTTATTACTAAGAGCCTTACTTGCTAATCAAGAAGCGTGGGAATTCACCACCGTTGATGAAACGCAAGAAGCACCAATTCGTTGGTTAGAACCAAGCCTAGAATTAGCGTTATAA
- the ftsZ gene encoding cell division protein FtsZ yields MFELLDDSNDEAVIKVIGVGGGGGNAVDHMVSETIEGVEFIVVNTDAQALRNSAAGSVIQIGNTITKGLGAGANPAVGREAASEDRDTIREHLQGSDMIFIAAGMGGGTGTGAAPVVAEIAKELGILTVAVVTKPFSFEGKRRLTYAQAGIDALSEQVDSLITIPNDKLLKVLGRGVSLLDAFKAANNVLLGAVQGIAELITRPGLINVDFADVRTVMSEMGTAMMGTGVASGEDRAEEAAEAAISSPLLDDVDLAGARGILVNITAGLDINIEEFETVGNSVKAFASDNATVVVGAVIDPEMTDELRVTVVVTGIGAENKPDITLVPTPVKKVEEAKVEQTKAEETVKATVVPADKQVDVQQVAVGESNTTTATKSEPDYLDIPAFLRRQAD; encoded by the coding sequence ATGTTTGAACTACTCGATGATAGTAACGATGAAGCTGTCATTAAAGTCATTGGTGTTGGTGGTGGCGGCGGTAACGCTGTTGATCACATGGTCAGTGAAACAATTGAAGGTGTTGAATTTATAGTTGTTAATACGGATGCGCAAGCATTACGTAATTCAGCCGCTGGATCTGTAATTCAAATCGGTAACACTATCACTAAAGGCCTCGGCGCAGGTGCTAATCCAGCTGTTGGCCGTGAAGCGGCATCGGAAGATCGCGATACTATTCGTGAGCACCTACAAGGCTCAGATATGATCTTTATTGCTGCTGGTATGGGCGGTGGTACTGGTACTGGTGCTGCACCAGTTGTTGCTGAAATTGCTAAAGAACTTGGCATTTTAACAGTTGCTGTTGTAACAAAACCTTTCTCTTTTGAAGGTAAGCGTCGTTTAACTTATGCACAAGCTGGTATTGATGCATTAAGTGAACAAGTTGATTCGTTAATTACTATCCCTAACGACAAATTACTTAAAGTATTAGGTCGTGGCGTAAGCTTACTTGATGCATTTAAAGCTGCAAATAACGTATTGCTTGGTGCTGTTCAAGGTATTGCAGAACTAATTACACGTCCAGGTCTAATCAACGTGGATTTCGCCGATGTTCGCACAGTAATGAGCGAAATGGGTACTGCAATGATGGGTACAGGCGTTGCGTCTGGTGAAGATCGTGCTGAAGAAGCGGCTGAAGCTGCAATCTCAAGCCCATTGCTTGATGATGTCGATTTGGCGGGTGCGCGCGGTATTCTTGTTAATATCACAGCGGGCTTAGATATTAATATCGAAGAATTCGAAACTGTTGGTAACTCTGTTAAAGCGTTCGCATCTGATAATGCAACGGTTGTTGTTGGTGCTGTGATTGATCCTGAAATGACGGATGAATTACGTGTAACAGTTGTTGTTACAGGTATAGGTGCTGAAAATAAACCTGATATCACGCTAGTACCAACACCAGTAAAGAAAGTTGAAGAAGCGAAAGTTGAACAAACTAAAGCTGAAGAAACTGTTAAAGCTACTGTTGTTCCAGCCGATAAGCAAGTAGATGTACAGCAAGTTGCTGTTGGTGAAAGTAATACGACTACTGCAACGAAAAGTGAACCGGATTATCTTGATATTCCTGCGTTTTTACGTCGTCAAGCAGACTAA
- the ftsA gene encoding cell division protein FtsA, which produces MTKSMERKLIVGLDVGTSKIAVVVGELLPDGELNIIGLGESTSRGMDKGGVNDLESVVKAVQRALQEAEMMADMKISSVYLSISGKHISSQDEIGMVAISEDEVTQDDVDNVIYTARSVRIRDEHRILHVIPQEYAIDYQERIKNPVGLSGVRMKAKVHLITCHNDMAKNIVKCAERCELQVDKLIFSALASSYAVVTDDEKELGVCVVDIGGGTIDIAVFYDGSLRHTSVFSYAGNAVTSDIAYAFGTPPADAENIKVNFGCAHANLLQRDDTIEVASVGGRPSRTLQRQTLAEVIEPRYSELFGMVEAELKTVLESLKLEKLAAGIVLTGGAAQIEGLVECAESVFNSQVRIGAPLNINGLTEYVNTPVYSTAVGLLQFGKEQQFEPTTEVVVERNNCNQLLKKITSWFKGGF; this is translated from the coding sequence ATGACTAAGTCGATGGAACGAAAATTAATTGTTGGTTTAGATGTCGGTACATCAAAAATAGCTGTTGTAGTGGGTGAATTATTACCTGATGGCGAACTGAACATTATCGGATTAGGCGAAAGTACATCAAGAGGGATGGATAAAGGTGGTGTGAACGATCTTGAATCTGTCGTAAAAGCGGTACAACGTGCGTTACAAGAAGCTGAGATGATGGCAGATATGAAAATATCATCTGTTTACCTCAGTATTTCAGGTAAACATATCAGTAGCCAAGATGAAATTGGTATGGTGGCGATTTCTGAAGACGAAGTCACACAAGATGATGTAGATAATGTGATCTATACTGCAAGGTCTGTGCGTATTCGTGATGAGCATCGAATTTTGCACGTAATACCACAGGAGTATGCTATTGATTATCAAGAGCGCATAAAAAACCCTGTTGGTTTATCCGGCGTTCGCATGAAAGCGAAGGTACATTTGATCACCTGTCACAACGATATGGCAAAAAATATTGTAAAATGTGCTGAACGTTGCGAATTGCAAGTCGATAAATTAATTTTTTCTGCTTTAGCATCAAGTTATGCAGTCGTGACAGATGATGAAAAAGAGCTTGGTGTATGTGTTGTTGATATCGGCGGTGGTACGATTGATATCGCCGTATTTTATGACGGTTCATTACGTCATACTTCGGTATTTTCTTATGCTGGTAATGCAGTTACTAGTGATATTGCGTATGCATTTGGTACACCTCCTGCAGATGCCGAAAATATTAAAGTTAACTTTGGTTGTGCGCATGCTAATTTATTACAGCGCGATGATACTATCGAAGTTGCCAGTGTTGGTGGTCGACCATCGCGCACTTTACAGCGACAAACACTTGCAGAAGTGATCGAACCTCGATATTCTGAGCTATTCGGAATGGTTGAAGCTGAATTAAAAACTGTTTTAGAGTCATTAAAACTGGAAAAATTGGCTGCGGGTATAGTCCTGACTGGTGGCGCAGCACAAATTGAAGGTTTGGTTGAATGTGCTGAAAGCGTGTTTAACTCACAAGTTAGAATCGGTGCCCCTTTAAATATCAATGGGTTAACTGAGTATGTAAATACACCAGTGTATTCAACAGCGGTTGGCTTACTTCAGTTTGGTAAAGAACAACAGTTCGAACCAACGACAGAAGTAGTCGTAGAAAGGAATAATTGTAATCAGCTACTCAAAAAAATAACTAGCTGGTTCAAAGGCGGGTTCTAA
- a CDS encoding cell division protein FtsQ/DivIB, with the protein MTAAITTPSADAPDDNIYALTELEIQADESCDEELTPSRLRRSLGLVFFFMVIVFFSWMFSSMEAYLTDASKMPMSKLIIQGERDYVSDDDVRAVLLKKPAIENYFSVNVDDIQRKIESLPWVYHASVRKSWPDLLRVYIQEQPVVAVWNDTQLLNEDGIVFDADINRAPRSLVKLYSPDDRIAQTLSKYNEFKGLLELNDYNIVKMTLNLRNAITVVLSNGIMLRLGREDAITRIQRYIDYVAVLDKDKIAYIDLRYDTGFSVGWKNDNKE; encoded by the coding sequence ATGACAGCAGCTATCACAACACCATCGGCAGATGCGCCAGACGATAATATCTATGCGCTCACTGAACTTGAAATTCAAGCGGATGAGTCCTGCGATGAAGAATTAACGCCGTCACGTTTAAGACGAAGTTTAGGTCTCGTTTTCTTCTTTATGGTGATAGTATTTTTTAGCTGGATGTTTAGTAGTATGGAAGCATACTTAACTGACGCCAGTAAGATGCCGATGTCAAAGCTAATCATTCAAGGTGAGCGTGATTATGTCAGCGATGATGATGTTCGAGCTGTGTTATTAAAAAAACCAGCTATCGAAAACTATTTTTCGGTTAATGTTGATGACATCCAACGAAAAATTGAGTCATTACCTTGGGTTTATCATGCCTCGGTTCGTAAAAGCTGGCCTGATTTGTTGCGTGTTTACATCCAAGAGCAGCCCGTTGTAGCAGTCTGGAATGATACGCAATTATTAAATGAAGACGGCATTGTCTTTGATGCGGACATTAATCGTGCACCGCGATCATTAGTGAAACTTTATAGTCCGGATGATAGAATCGCGCAAACATTGTCTAAGTACAATGAATTCAAAGGATTATTAGAGTTAAATGATTATAACATTGTTAAAATGACACTTAATTTACGCAATGCAATAACGGTTGTATTAAGTAATGGTATTATGTTGCGCTTAGGACGAGAAGATGCGATAACTCGGATCCAACGTTATATCGATTATGTTGCGGTATTAGATAAAGATAAAATAGCCTATATAGATTTACGTTACGATACAGGTTTCTCAGTTGGCTGGAAAAATGACAATAAAGAGTAA
- a CDS encoding D-alanine--D-alanine ligase — protein sequence MEEVIMSVTSSKKVAVLFGGHSAEREVSLKSGAAVTAGLQRAGVDAHALDTAEYDVHQLSRDGFTHAFIALHGRGGEDGVMQGALEQLAIPYTGSRVLGAALAMDKIRTKQIWQSQGLPTALYRVVTPTDFSNSVAVDIIAELGSPVIIKPAKEGSSIGMAKVHSVAELETAVTAAFKYDDEILIEQWIEGPEFTVAILGTEVLPVIQLKTPNTFYDYQAKYQSNTTEYLCPAPITDEQRQQLQAYALKAFHAVAAEGWGRVDAMLDAEGQFQLLEVNTVPGMTEKSLVPMAANAAGYNFESLVSKVLALAH from the coding sequence ATGGAAGAAGTAATCATGAGCGTAACAAGCAGCAAAAAAGTAGCAGTTCTATTTGGCGGACATTCTGCTGAACGTGAAGTTTCATTAAAATCTGGCGCAGCTGTGACTGCTGGTTTACAGCGTGCGGGCGTTGATGCACATGCTTTAGATACTGCTGAATATGATGTTCATCAATTAAGTCGTGATGGCTTTACACATGCGTTTATTGCACTTCATGGCCGTGGTGGTGAAGATGGTGTGATGCAAGGTGCATTAGAGCAGCTCGCAATCCCTTATACTGGTAGCCGCGTGTTAGGTGCTGCATTAGCGATGGATAAGATCCGAACTAAGCAAATCTGGCAGTCTCAAGGTCTGCCGACTGCACTTTATCGTGTTGTTACACCCACTGATTTTAGCAATTCAGTTGCCGTTGATATTATCGCTGAACTTGGTTCACCCGTTATTATTAAGCCTGCAAAAGAAGGCTCAAGTATCGGTATGGCGAAAGTGCATAGTGTTGCTGAATTAGAAACGGCGGTAACAGCCGCATTTAAATATGATGACGAGATCTTAATTGAACAATGGATCGAAGGCCCTGAATTTACGGTCGCGATTCTTGGTACTGAAGTATTACCTGTGATTCAGCTTAAGACACCAAATACTTTTTATGATTATCAGGCTAAGTACCAATCGAATACGACGGAGTATTTATGCCCAGCCCCAATTACTGATGAACAACGTCAGCAATTACAAGCTTACGCATTAAAAGCATTCCATGCCGTTGCTGCGGAAGGTTGGGGCCGTGTTGATGCGATGCTAGATGCAGAGGGTCAATTCCAGTTATTGGAAGTGAATACGGTTCCGGGGATGACTGAAAAAAGCTTAGTGCCGATGGCTGCAAATGCTGCAGGCTATAATTTTGAAAGTTTAGTTTCAAAGGTATTAGCGCTCGCGCATTAA
- the murC gene encoding UDP-N-acetylmuramate--L-alanine ligase: MMPEQKIAQLRTIVPEMRRVKTIHFVGIGGAGMGGIAEVLANEGYQITGSDLAPNPVTERLVKLGAKINFDHKAENVLNASVVVVSTAIDLTNPEIIAAHENRTPVVKRAEMLAELMRFRHGIAIAGTHGKTSTTALVTGIYHEAGLDPTFVNGGLVKSTGTNAGLGMSRYLIAEADESDASFLLLQPMVAVVTNIEADHMDTYGGDFAKLEKTFIDFLHNLPFYGLAVMCADDAVIEKLIPDVGRQVVTYGFSEKADVRIVDYVQKGHQSHFTICRKDRDDLRVSLNSPGQHNALNATAAVAVATEDGIKDSAIVKALADFAGTGRRFDHLGQFDSGTGNVMLVDDYGHHPTEVDVTITAARAGWPEKRLVSVFQPHRYTRTRDLYEDFANVLSKVDLLLLLEVYPAGEEPIPGADSRSLCRSIRQRGAIDPIFVSSPDELPAILADHLQDGDLVLTQGAGNVGTLAKELAAMEMNVSTMKQWKK, translated from the coding sequence ATAATGCCTGAACAAAAGATCGCACAACTTAGAACAATAGTGCCAGAGATGCGCCGTGTGAAAACTATTCATTTTGTTGGCATCGGTGGTGCTGGCATGGGCGGTATCGCCGAAGTATTAGCAAATGAAGGTTACCAGATCACTGGTTCTGATTTAGCACCGAATCCAGTGACTGAACGCTTGGTTAAGTTAGGCGCAAAAATTAATTTTGATCATAAAGCAGAAAATGTACTTAATGCCAGTGTTGTTGTTGTCTCAACGGCAATCGATTTAACGAACCCTGAGATTATTGCGGCACATGAAAATCGTACTCCAGTCGTAAAACGTGCAGAGATGCTTGCTGAACTCATGCGCTTCCGTCATGGTATCGCGATTGCGGGGACGCACGGTAAAACCTCGACAACAGCACTCGTGACAGGTATTTATCATGAAGCAGGCTTAGATCCAACATTTGTTAACGGTGGTTTAGTTAAGAGTACTGGTACGAATGCTGGCTTAGGTATGAGCCGTTATCTGATCGCAGAAGCAGATGAAAGTGATGCTTCATTCTTATTATTACAGCCTATGGTTGCAGTAGTGACGAATATTGAAGCTGATCATATGGATACGTATGGTGGCGACTTTGCAAAATTAGAAAAAACCTTTATTGATTTTTTACATAATCTTCCATTTTATGGTTTAGCTGTTATGTGTGCCGATGATGCGGTAATTGAAAAATTGATCCCAGACGTTGGTCGTCAGGTGGTTACTTATGGTTTTTCTGAAAAAGCAGATGTTCGTATTGTAGATTATGTGCAAAAAGGGCATCAAAGCCATTTTACTATTTGCCGTAAAGATCGTGATGATTTACGTGTTAGTTTAAACTCTCCGGGTCAGCATAATGCCTTGAATGCAACGGCCGCTGTCGCGGTTGCGACGGAAGATGGCATTAAAGATAGTGCGATTGTTAAAGCGCTCGCTGATTTTGCTGGAACGGGTAGACGTTTTGACCACTTAGGCCAATTTGATTCAGGCACAGGTAATGTGATGCTCGTTGATGATTATGGGCATCACCCAACAGAAGTTGATGTGACGATTACTGCTGCCCGTGCTGGTTGGCCTGAAAAGCGTTTAGTATCGGTATTTCAACCACACCGCTATACACGTACACGCGATTTATATGAAGACTTTGCAAATGTCTTATCAAAAGTCGATTTATTATTATTATTAGAAGTGTATCCTGCAGGTGAAGAGCCAATTCCGGGAGCAGATAGCCGTTCATTATGTCGTAGTATTAGACAGCGCGGTGCAATCGACCCGATCTTTGTATCTAGTCCTGATGAACTACCAGCTATTCTCGCTGATCATTTACAAGACGGTGACTTGGTATTGACGCAAGGTGCTGGTAATGTTGGTACGCTTGCTAAAGAACTAGCAGCAATGGAAATGAATGTTAGTACGATGAAACAATGGAAGAAGTAA